A genomic region of Metopolophium dirhodum isolate CAU chromosome 1, ASM1992520v1, whole genome shotgun sequence contains the following coding sequences:
- the LOC132933904 gene encoding uncharacterized protein LOC132933904 codes for MLMLDDQKRQNDLVEFVEQFSESKKEIKTTKEPKKLENKCVCSKRYFKKWENTLKLKYIAKLAIPKPVRLRPWPNPELEAVLPLPVNKATLTGKIPNRIYKLAVPKIRHKVPVDLVYRTFSSGDTMYKYRKSKHQLKTRTRILELAEPKPKIRRVHARCLNSEHPERLYSKPNKSSIKNNSDDWIKHQKWLKKNAAPKRKFSRPPEVKRRSKMSKSQTDIMLDRLARVPELKRFVKKLVIRTTEPRPFGQITPMGLDWVQRLSVPRKLSSETQLNLDYDPGVIPRAALKAILSPRIKELAEPKFNIKTVNTEFKENAFKISPTALTYKASKRIKKLAMPRLH; via the coding sequence ATGTTGATGCTAGATGATCAAAAGCGACAAAATGATCTGGTTGAATTCGTTGAACAGTTCAGTGAAtcgaaaaaagaaattaaaacaaCCAAGGAACCGAAAAAACTAGAGAACAAATGTGTGTGTTcgaaaagatattttaaaaaatgggaAAATACATTGAAATTAAAGTATATTGCGAAATTGGCAATTCCAAAACCAGTTCGGCTTAGGCCTTGGCCAAATCCAGAGTTGGAAGCAGTATTGCCATTACCAGTAAACAAGGCCACATTAACTGGTAAAATCCcaaatagaatatacaaattgGCAGTACCTAAAATTAGACATAAGGTGCCAGTTGACCTAGTTTATCGAACGTTCTCATCAGGCGATACCATGTATAAATACAGGAAATCTAAACATCAGCTAAAAACTCGTACAAGAATTCTAGAGCTTGCAGAACCAAAACCTAAGATTAGGCGTGTACATGCTAGATGTCTAAACTCTGAACATCCGGAAAGACTTTATAGTAAACCTAATAAATCTTCGATAAAGAACAATTCAGATGATTGGATTAAACATCAGAAGTGGCTTAAGAAGAACGCAGCGCCTAAAAGAAAATTTAGTAGACCACCTGAGGTTAAAAGACGATCAAAAATGTCGAAATCACAAACTGATATAATGTTGGATAGACTAGCACGAGTGCCAGAATTAAAacgatttgttaaaaaattggtTATAAGAACAACTGAACCAAGACCATTTGGTCAAATAACACCTATGGGGCTAGACTGGGTTCAGAGATTATCGGTACCGAGAAAATTATCGTCGGAAACGCAATTGAATCTGGATTATGATCCCGGTGTCATACCTAGGGCTGCCTTAAAAGCAATATTGTCGCCACGGATAAAAGAATTAGCTGaaccaaaatttaatataaaaacggtCAACACAGAATTCAAAGAAAATGCATTCAAAATATCACCTACTGCGTTGACATATAAAGCCAGTAAACGCATTAAAAAATTGGCAATGCCACGATTACATTAA
- the LOC132949732 gene encoding uncharacterized protein LOC132949732, protein MAKILGVTELVPVRPNWFPSEKEVKIREDDVTLARQQLTNSLKRKCDELITERPSKIIRKEIASNSHGESLLQNYINRARKNLNAAKLRTIPKLPSNLEELHKSVSEYSLITNLGEKFIYDNDSVNNIITFTCTQNLEQLKKATTLFVDGTFKSCPKQFYQLFSIFIKVQNSYDPVVFSLLPNKTTDTYILAFNKVAKYLTAGTVFVDFETAIHNAITSQLHQVTVRGCRFHLCQSWWRKIQQFGLSNEFKDNASEIGQLLKLFFGLPLLSPEDVEDCFYNDLMAIKPCCPKLDQFFDYVHDTYIMTDSIFPPKIWARFDKNIDRTTNCCESFHSKLNKEFTI, encoded by the exons ATGGCTAAAATATTGGGAGTaaccgaattggttcccgttaggccgaattggttcccgtcTGAAAAAG AAGTGAAGATTCGTGAAGACGATGTTACACTTGCGCGACAACAATTGACAAATTCACTAAAAAGAAAATGTGACGAACTTATTACAGAGCGACCATCTAAAATTATACGCAAAGAGATAGCTTCAAACAGTCATGGTGAGTCActacttcaaaattatattaacagagcccgtaaaaatttgaatgctGCTAAATTAAGAACAATTCCCAAGTTACCTTCTAATCTTGAAGAACTGCATAAAAGTGTCAGTGAATATTCGTTAATAACTAATCTCGgagaaaaatttatttatgacaACGATTCTGtcaacaatataattacatttacatgCACGCAGAACTTGGAACAACTCAAGAAAGCCACTACGTTATTTGTCGATGGAACATTCAAAAGTTGTCCTAAGCAATTTTaccaattattttctatttttatcaaaGTACAGAATAGCTATGATCCTGTCGTATTCAGCCTACTCCCGAACAAGACTACTGACACTTACATACTTGCATTCAATAAGGTTGCAAAATATCTAACAGCTGGCACGGTTTTCGTTGATTTTGAAACAGCTATCCATAATGCTATAACTTCACAGCTACATCAAGTTACAGTTAGAGGTTGCAGATTCCATTTATGTCAGTCATGGTGGAGAAAAATTCAACAGTTTGGTCTCTCTAATGAATTTAAAGATAATGCTTCAGAAATCGGACAACTTCTGAAACTCTTTTTTGGACTGCCCTTATTATCACCCGAAGACGTCGAAGActgtttttataatgatttgatGGCCATAAAACCTTGCTGCCCAAAATTGGATCAGTTCTTTGACTATGTTCATGATACATACATAATGACAGATAGTATCTTTCCACCGAAAATTTGGGCTagatttgacaaaaatattgatagaaCTACAAATTGTTGCGAATCGTTCCATTCAAAGCTGAATAAAGAATTTACAA tttaa